From one Candidatus Nitrospira nitrosa genomic stretch:
- the flgN gene encoding flagellar export chaperone FlgN translates to MDGQVPTVNASISLAQLPHILARESAHCDLLAQNIVQERDAIKRMALGEFLSINQSRISILESLHQLKDELDLLLDDLANTYQVPLSNRTVTEILHRVQSPQAGVILEQYERLAEKVRAVKQDIAANQVLIHSVQSFLFRALEAHRQSLPDGDLYSELGARQQHHVPAAVIRRQG, encoded by the coding sequence ATGGATGGGCAGGTTCCGACCGTGAATGCTTCAATCTCTCTCGCGCAGTTGCCGCATATTCTCGCCCGTGAGTCAGCGCACTGTGATCTCCTTGCACAGAATATTGTTCAGGAGCGAGATGCCATCAAACGGATGGCACTCGGCGAATTTCTTTCCATCAATCAATCCAGGATCTCGATCCTTGAGTCGCTTCACCAGTTGAAAGACGAGCTCGATCTGCTGCTTGACGACCTCGCCAACACGTATCAGGTGCCACTTTCCAATCGAACGGTTACGGAAATACTCCACCGAGTTCAAAGCCCACAGGCTGGGGTAATTCTGGAGCAGTATGAGCGACTGGCGGAAAAGGTTCGGGCGGTGAAACAGGATATTGCTGCCAACCAGGTGCTAATCCACAGCGTTCAATCGTTTCTCTTTCGAGCGCTGGAAGCGCACCGCCAGTCATTGCCGGACGGAGATCTGTATTCGGAGTTGGGCGCTCGACAACAGCACCATGTGCCGGCTGCAGTCATCAGGCGGCAAGGGTGA
- a CDS encoding MinD/ParA family protein produces MQLRSKSSALVPEHVRWEGESFPQVIAVSSGKGGVGKTNVVANVGMALTKLGKRVLILDADLGLGNLDVLLGLVPRLTIEDVLAGTHTFDEIVLKGPAGIHVLPASSGVPQLTTLTESQQLIIQDQLAQFSGGMDVLLIDTGAGISPSVTFFAASADETVVVVSPEPTSLTDAYALIKVLARQYRARRFKILVNQAKSPREASEVFGKLDVAADRFLHVALELVGAIPYDDYVPMAVMQQKAVLELFPEAPASEAFKKLARQIVQWPKPVLPKSSMQLVWQRSATHAGN; encoded by the coding sequence ATGCAGCTCAGATCCAAATCGTCTGCCCTGGTGCCGGAGCATGTCAGATGGGAAGGTGAGTCATTCCCCCAAGTGATTGCCGTCTCAAGCGGAAAAGGTGGCGTGGGAAAAACCAATGTGGTGGCCAATGTGGGCATGGCCCTGACCAAACTTGGGAAACGAGTCCTGATCCTGGATGCCGATCTCGGCCTGGGAAATCTCGATGTGCTGCTTGGCCTGGTCCCACGGCTCACGATCGAAGATGTGCTTGCCGGAACCCATACATTTGACGAAATCGTGCTGAAAGGCCCGGCAGGTATTCATGTTTTGCCGGCGAGCTCCGGGGTCCCACAGTTGACGACATTGACAGAGTCCCAACAGCTCATCATCCAGGATCAGTTAGCGCAGTTTTCCGGCGGGATGGATGTGCTGTTGATCGATACCGGTGCCGGTATTTCCCCAAGTGTGACATTTTTTGCCGCCTCGGCTGATGAAACCGTGGTCGTGGTGTCTCCAGAACCCACATCACTCACCGATGCCTATGCCTTGATCAAGGTCTTGGCGCGTCAATATCGTGCACGTCGCTTCAAGATATTAGTCAACCAAGCCAAGAGTCCTCGAGAGGCCTCCGAGGTGTTCGGAAAACTCGATGTCGCGGCGGATCGCTTTTTGCATGTTGCGCTCGAGTTGGTTGGAGCCATTCCGTATGACGACTATGTGCCGATGGCCGTCATGCAGCAGAAGGCAGTCCTGGAATTATTCCCTGAGGCGCCGGCGTCCGAAGCCTTTAAGAAGTTAGCCAGGCAGATCGTGCAATGGCCGAAGCCTGTGCTTCCGAAAAGCTCGATGCAGTTGGTGTGGCAACGGTCGGCGACGCACGCCGGCAACTAG
- a CDS encoding flagellar basal body L-ring protein FlgH, producing MVSVSVSAHRTQLRRAIAGLGIMTVMVVCGCSSPPSPSSKVTLPLIPPPKTLGSLWQEENGRAYLYEDMRAMRIGDILTVKVSEVHKGSKSADTAVQRDSTIKNGMVGSGMGYIGLPGIRFSDETKRGFGINATANNKFDGKGSTNREGTLTGTISAIVTEVLSNGDLRIEGRREVTVNSEKQLMTIGGIVRRVDVDTKNTVASSAIADAKIEYSGLGVLDDVQRPGWFVRILDWVYPF from the coding sequence ATGGTGAGTGTCTCAGTATCTGCCCATCGAACACAGTTGAGACGTGCCATTGCGGGACTCGGGATCATGACCGTGATGGTCGTGTGCGGGTGTTCAAGTCCGCCAAGTCCGTCGAGCAAAGTGACTCTGCCGCTGATCCCTCCTCCGAAGACGCTTGGCTCGCTCTGGCAGGAAGAAAACGGACGAGCCTATCTGTACGAGGACATGCGCGCCATGCGGATCGGGGATATTCTGACCGTGAAAGTGTCCGAAGTTCATAAAGGGTCCAAGTCCGCCGATACGGCGGTTCAACGAGATTCGACGATTAAGAACGGCATGGTCGGGAGCGGGATGGGATATATCGGGCTTCCAGGGATCCGCTTCAGCGATGAAACGAAACGGGGGTTTGGAATCAATGCGACCGCCAATAACAAGTTCGACGGGAAAGGCTCCACCAATCGTGAGGGCACATTGACGGGGACCATCTCTGCGATCGTCACGGAGGTGCTTTCCAACGGGGATCTTCGGATCGAGGGGCGGCGCGAAGTCACCGTCAACAGCGAGAAGCAGCTGATGACCATCGGCGGGATCGTCCGTCGTGTGGACGTGGATACCAAGAATACCGTGGCGTCGAGTGCCATCGCAGATGCCAAAATCGAGTACTCAGGCCTTGGTGTATTGGATGATGTTCAGCGTCCTGGTTGGTTTGTTCGAATTCTTGACTGGGTGTATCCGTTCTGA
- a CDS encoding flagellar basal body P-ring protein FlgI, whose amino-acid sequence MVSRWLVLLFFLTAGFLWPVHADAVRIKDIGAIEGVRENQLLGYGLVVGLDSTGDRVIGGQFTIQAMMSMLNKMGVHLVIDPIQLLTRNIASVMVTAKLPPFSKPGMTLDAVVSSMANAKSLQGGTLLLTPLKAANQQVFAVAQGPVSIGGFLGGTGGAGGATVTKNHQAAGVVPSGAIIEKELPVDIDSWETVSVLLRQPDFTTAIRTAEAIEHAFGKGSASAVNAGSIKATIPPVFHGRVVEYIASIEGLDVSVDAIAKVVVNERTGTVVLGEHVRISTCAISHGNLTISVKNTLNVSQPAAPLVGSAAGQTTVTPDVQTEVKEQESRLIVVDETVTLGEVVQALNAVGVTPRDLVAILSALKSAGALQANLEII is encoded by the coding sequence ATGGTGTCACGGTGGCTGGTGTTGCTGTTCTTCTTGACTGCTGGCTTCCTCTGGCCTGTGCATGCCGATGCCGTGAGGATCAAGGATATCGGTGCGATTGAGGGGGTGCGTGAAAACCAATTGCTCGGCTATGGCTTGGTGGTTGGGTTAGACAGCACAGGCGATCGTGTGATCGGTGGACAGTTTACGATTCAAGCGATGATGTCGATGTTGAACAAGATGGGGGTCCACCTCGTCATTGATCCCATTCAACTGCTGACGAGGAACATCGCGTCGGTGATGGTCACAGCGAAACTTCCTCCATTCTCGAAGCCCGGCATGACATTGGATGCTGTGGTCTCCTCAATGGCCAACGCGAAGAGTTTACAAGGAGGCACCTTACTATTGACGCCTCTTAAGGCAGCGAATCAGCAAGTATTTGCCGTGGCGCAAGGGCCCGTTTCGATAGGAGGATTTCTTGGCGGCACCGGCGGGGCCGGCGGGGCGACGGTGACCAAGAATCATCAGGCGGCAGGTGTGGTGCCTAGTGGAGCCATAATTGAAAAGGAACTTCCCGTCGATATCGATTCGTGGGAGACCGTCTCCGTTCTGCTACGTCAGCCAGATTTCACGACGGCGATTCGGACGGCCGAGGCGATTGAACATGCTTTTGGGAAGGGGAGTGCGTCAGCCGTCAACGCCGGCTCTATTAAGGCCACGATTCCTCCGGTTTTTCATGGCCGGGTTGTTGAATATATTGCGTCGATTGAAGGGCTTGATGTGTCCGTCGATGCCATTGCGAAGGTCGTTGTCAATGAGCGAACGGGTACGGTCGTGCTTGGGGAACACGTTCGGATCTCCACCTGTGCCATTTCTCATGGGAACCTCACAATTTCAGTTAAAAATACGCTGAATGTGTCTCAGCCGGCGGCGCCGCTTGTGGGGAGTGCTGCAGGACAAACCACTGTTACTCCCGATGTCCAGACTGAGGTCAAAGAGCAGGAGTCTCGGCTGATTGTTGTCGATGAAACGGTCACCTTGGGAGAGGTTGTTCAGGCCCTCAACGCCGTAGGGGTCACGCCTCGGGATCTGGTGGCGATTCTCTCGGCACTCAAGTCGGCCGGGGCTCTTCAGGCGAATCTGGAGATCATTTGA
- a CDS encoding sigma-70 family RNA polymerase sigma factor, with protein MSKAALPHERKAFSAEGARREQLIKEFAHVIRAMAHRLAFRLPAYLDAEDLISVGTIGLMDAMTKYDPTREAKFKTYAEFRIRGAMLDEIRAMDWIPRSVHERISLLQKTHTLLMSRLGRPPQDEEVATELKMSLEELDEFITRARGAVMISVDDLSLQEPDGHKVVKMLADTHTPDPLSSLVNERERESIAGAIQMLPEKERLVLTLYYYEELTMKEIGELLKVTESRVCQIHTKAIIRLKATLEAIS; from the coding sequence ATGAGTAAGGCGGCATTACCACACGAGCGGAAAGCGTTCTCAGCAGAAGGGGCGAGACGTGAGCAACTGATCAAAGAGTTCGCCCATGTCATTCGCGCTATGGCCCATCGGTTGGCGTTCCGGCTGCCGGCCTATCTGGATGCAGAGGATCTGATTTCCGTCGGCACCATCGGATTGATGGATGCGATGACCAAGTATGATCCGACAAGGGAAGCCAAGTTCAAAACGTATGCGGAGTTTCGCATTCGAGGCGCCATGCTCGACGAGATCCGCGCTATGGATTGGATTCCGCGATCGGTCCACGAACGAATCTCCTTGCTCCAAAAAACCCACACCCTCCTGATGAGCCGACTCGGCCGACCGCCCCAGGATGAGGAGGTCGCGACCGAACTGAAAATGTCGTTGGAAGAGCTGGATGAGTTCATCACACGTGCCCGGGGGGCGGTCATGATTAGTGTCGACGATCTGAGCCTTCAGGAGCCGGACGGGCACAAAGTCGTGAAGATGTTGGCCGATACCCATACCCCTGATCCGCTCTCTTCATTGGTGAATGAGCGTGAACGCGAGTCCATTGCTGGGGCGATTCAGATGTTGCCGGAAAAGGAACGGCTGGTGCTCACGCTGTACTACTATGAAGAACTCACCATGAAAGAAATCGGAGAACTTCTCAAGGTGACAGAATCGCGAGTCTGCCAAATCCACACGAAAGCCATCATCCGACTCAAAGCCACCCTCGAAGCGATAAGTTAG
- the flhF gene encoding flagellar biosynthesis protein FlhF, which yields MKVKTFHALTMQDALRAIKEELGPDAIILSSKEVREGGRLLRVFNHTVLEVMAAAEYERPQVVRESKQAQESVPTERTSGDSPTAVDPEKTFQHTLRGLLKPINETKRRKHHQQEPPQTPATSAGNPNRRRQVRAMYDELSQLLRNLSPEADPAGSGQSIPVLSTLPLGDPPVGAPSAGGGGQWIPVLSTLRQSLCDQGMHPSTTELLLSEVLKVGRLAHVPDEQMMRRALHQEVVRRVRVTSPLDHGQARPAIELFIGPSGAGKTSAVAKLAAYYRQEQRKSVALITFDTYRETAVEQLRRYAKIIGVPFACALSARQVQAGLRRHAKVDLVLMDMPGITPADLALAQDLCRLLKHEAITTHLVLPAAIRAREACRMTDCVRALPDLRLFFTKLDETDSSGTIFEVGHATGVPLSYWSVGRRVPGDIEVASPEELATKLTAESSERAHDHVRASDRSAEANLVLAATGTYHR from the coding sequence ATGAAGGTCAAGACATTTCACGCGCTCACCATGCAGGATGCCCTCCGAGCCATCAAGGAGGAATTGGGACCGGATGCCATCATCCTGTCCTCCAAAGAGGTGCGCGAGGGGGGGCGACTGCTGCGAGTCTTCAATCACACCGTGTTGGAAGTGATGGCGGCAGCCGAGTACGAGCGTCCACAGGTTGTACGGGAGAGCAAACAGGCTCAAGAATCCGTGCCGACCGAACGAACGTCAGGGGACAGCCCTACGGCCGTTGATCCGGAGAAGACATTTCAGCATACCTTGCGAGGATTGTTGAAACCGATCAATGAGACGAAACGGAGAAAGCATCACCAACAGGAGCCACCACAGACGCCTGCCACATCGGCTGGGAATCCGAATCGGCGCCGCCAGGTACGAGCGATGTATGACGAACTGAGTCAGTTGTTGCGCAACCTTTCGCCGGAAGCAGATCCGGCAGGGAGTGGTCAATCGATTCCGGTTCTTTCAACTCTCCCTCTCGGTGATCCACCAGTCGGCGCTCCCTCGGCAGGGGGTGGTGGTCAATGGATTCCGGTTCTTTCAACTCTCCGTCAATCATTGTGCGATCAGGGGATGCATCCGTCCACGACCGAGTTGCTCCTCAGCGAGGTACTGAAGGTCGGGCGACTGGCGCATGTTCCAGACGAACAGATGATGAGACGCGCACTCCATCAGGAAGTTGTACGGCGTGTGCGCGTCACCAGCCCGTTGGATCATGGCCAGGCACGTCCGGCGATTGAACTGTTCATCGGCCCGAGCGGAGCGGGGAAGACGTCAGCCGTCGCCAAACTCGCTGCCTACTATCGCCAGGAGCAGCGGAAGTCGGTCGCGCTGATTACGTTTGACACCTATCGCGAAACCGCAGTGGAGCAGCTTCGGCGGTACGCCAAGATCATCGGAGTGCCGTTTGCCTGTGCGCTCTCGGCTCGGCAGGTGCAAGCCGGGCTGCGCCGCCATGCGAAGGTGGACCTTGTGTTGATGGATATGCCGGGGATTACCCCGGCGGACCTCGCCTTGGCGCAGGATCTTTGTCGGTTGTTGAAGCACGAGGCTATTACGACGCATCTGGTCTTGCCGGCCGCCATCAGAGCACGAGAGGCCTGTCGAATGACCGATTGCGTGAGGGCACTTCCGGATCTCCGGTTGTTCTTTACCAAACTCGACGAAACGGACTCTTCTGGAACGATCTTTGAAGTGGGACATGCAACCGGAGTTCCTCTGTCGTACTGGAGTGTTGGACGGCGGGTCCCAGGGGATATTGAGGTCGCCTCTCCGGAAGAGCTAGCCACCAAGCTTACGGCAGAAAGCTCGGAGCGTGCGCACGATCATGTCAGAGCGTCAGATCGCTCAGCGGAAGCGAACCTGGTGTTGGCGGCAACGGGAACTTATCACCGATAA
- the flgF gene encoding flagellar basal-body rod protein FlgF, with protein sequence MNRGIYPILSGALAHERRMQVFANNMANVNTAGFKQDEQAFKAIFPKYQAVIPAIGHSGGLAQQIVARPFGATERAFVAPHTMKTTFEAGRIRLTGNPLDLAIQGRGFLEVETPQGARYTRNGMLSLDSQRRLVNGLGYPVMGAKGEIKIPPGKVEITPQGDIRVDDKPVATIKVMDFPEDEMPVKSAEGLFASEKGKPVKNPQLLAGHIEESNVNSIGEMVKMMEGMRSYESAQKLIQTLDRMAEVAIQDIGRVA encoded by the coding sequence ATGAATCGTGGTATCTATCCAATCCTCTCCGGTGCGTTGGCTCATGAGCGGCGGATGCAAGTCTTCGCCAATAATATGGCGAATGTGAATACGGCCGGCTTCAAGCAAGATGAGCAGGCGTTCAAAGCCATTTTCCCCAAGTACCAAGCGGTCATTCCAGCGATCGGCCATAGTGGGGGACTCGCACAGCAGATCGTGGCCAGACCATTTGGAGCGACCGAACGTGCGTTCGTTGCACCGCACACGATGAAAACCACGTTCGAAGCCGGTCGCATCAGGCTGACCGGCAATCCGTTGGATCTGGCGATTCAGGGGAGAGGGTTTTTAGAGGTAGAGACGCCTCAAGGGGCTCGATACACCAGGAACGGCATGCTCTCATTGGACAGCCAGCGTAGGCTCGTCAATGGACTGGGCTATCCTGTGATGGGAGCGAAAGGGGAGATCAAGATTCCTCCAGGGAAGGTGGAAATCACTCCCCAAGGCGATATCAGAGTCGATGACAAGCCAGTGGCGACGATTAAAGTCATGGATTTTCCGGAAGACGAGATGCCGGTCAAGTCCGCCGAAGGGCTGTTCGCGTCCGAGAAAGGCAAACCCGTCAAGAATCCGCAACTCTTGGCCGGGCATATCGAGGAATCGAACGTCAATTCGATCGGTGAAATGGTGAAGATGATGGAAGGGATGCGGAGTTACGAGTCCGCACAAAAACTCATTCAAACGCTCGATCGGATGGCTGAAGTGGCGATTCAAGACATCGGGCGAGTCGCCTAA
- the flgM gene encoding flagellar biosynthesis anti-sigma factor FlgM: MQISGHGKVDHLAKVLLGVHEAENAAVRQPTAQPKVGKDEVQISAQAKELQRIRELVNQPDSLRAEHVDRIKRALDSGTYDISGRAVGDALIKQVLTDAVL, from the coding sequence ATGCAGATTTCAGGTCATGGGAAAGTTGACCATCTAGCAAAAGTATTGCTTGGAGTGCATGAGGCTGAGAATGCAGCTGTTCGGCAACCGACGGCCCAGCCCAAGGTTGGTAAGGATGAGGTTCAGATCTCGGCTCAGGCCAAGGAGCTGCAACGGATTCGAGAGCTGGTCAATCAGCCGGATTCTTTGCGGGCAGAACATGTCGATCGCATCAAGCGTGCACTTGACAGCGGCACCTACGATATCAGCGGTCGTGCCGTTGGGGACGCGCTGATTAAGCAGGTTTTGACCGACGCTGTTCTTTAA
- a CDS encoding rod-binding protein: MKERQKLIEAGKQFESYFVSHLLKVMRETVPQGAIANKQGAYFHSFYDEEIGRRAAESGGLGIARMVQEHAEKYFAGPSAEHSSFPVRDR, translated from the coding sequence ATGAAGGAGCGTCAGAAGCTTATCGAGGCCGGGAAACAGTTTGAGTCCTATTTTGTCTCACATTTACTAAAGGTTATGAGAGAAACCGTCCCTCAAGGAGCTATAGCCAATAAACAGGGCGCGTATTTCCATTCGTTCTATGATGAGGAAATCGGACGACGAGCGGCAGAATCTGGGGGGCTGGGCATTGCTCGGATGGTCCAAGAACACGCGGAAAAATATTTTGCAGGTCCCTCTGCAGAGCACTCAAGTTTTCCGGTGAGGGACCGATAA
- the flgG gene encoding flagellar basal-body rod protein FlgG, whose product MIRAMWTAATGMTAQQINVDTIAHNLANVNTNSFKRSRAEFADLVYQIQRLPGTNASNVGVFPVGIQVGTGVRPTTVAKEWLQGNMRQTNNETDLAIDGNGFFQVSRPDGTIMYTRNGSFKRDNVGNLVTGDGDLLNPVITIPSGALKVDIGQDGTVSVLLPGVTQASQVGQIQLTRFDNPSGLVAMGNNLFIDSFASGPPTQGTGGFTTGFGTIQQGFLESSNVNLAEEMVNMIIAQRSYEINSKTIQASDEMMSIANNLRR is encoded by the coding sequence ATGATTCGTGCCATGTGGACCGCAGCAACGGGGATGACGGCGCAGCAGATCAATGTCGATACCATCGCGCACAACCTTGCCAACGTGAATACCAATTCCTTTAAGCGAAGCCGAGCCGAGTTTGCTGACTTGGTCTATCAAATCCAGCGACTCCCTGGCACTAACGCGTCGAATGTCGGAGTGTTCCCCGTTGGGATTCAGGTCGGCACCGGGGTTCGGCCGACGACTGTGGCTAAAGAATGGCTGCAAGGAAATATGCGTCAAACGAACAATGAGACGGATCTGGCGATCGATGGGAACGGATTTTTTCAAGTGTCCCGCCCGGACGGCACCATCATGTACACCAGGAACGGCTCATTCAAACGAGACAACGTCGGGAACCTCGTTACCGGTGACGGCGATCTTCTGAATCCGGTCATCACCATTCCGTCCGGCGCGCTCAAGGTGGATATCGGTCAAGATGGTACCGTGTCTGTGCTGCTCCCCGGTGTGACTCAAGCTTCACAGGTGGGGCAGATTCAGTTGACCAGGTTCGACAATCCCTCAGGTTTGGTAGCGATGGGGAACAACCTGTTCATCGATAGTTTTGCATCGGGTCCTCCCACACAAGGAACCGGGGGGTTCACGACCGGGTTCGGCACGATTCAACAGGGATTTCTGGAGAGCTCGAATGTCAATCTCGCGGAGGAGATGGTCAACATGATCATTGCCCAGCGCAGCTATGAAATCAATTCGAAGACGATTCAAGCCTCCGATGAGATGATGTCCATTGCCAACAATCTGCGACGGTAG
- the flgA gene encoding flagellar basal body P-ring formation chaperone FlgA produces MVRIGIVLLSLWVGWLSWTAVVSAGSRVDTGSVTLVNPGHEPRSVGKEREKSATQELTAELFQGAIHRYLEQAWSQKVKTITVAVLDPAEPIAVPSGIIEFQVLPTGSDDGLGRRVFPVSVTVGGKAWKTIQVLADVSAMIEAIVPTRLLKTEELIDGADLKSTRIRIHQWNHPFMTDRDEVVGKSAARPLPPDTPLRSTFVKLPLIVKKGDRVLIEARRGGLSIQTYGITKASGQVGQTIMVANLDSGRELRAKVVAPSLVQVDF; encoded by the coding sequence ATGGTGAGGATCGGGATCGTGCTCCTATCGCTCTGGGTGGGGTGGCTGAGCTGGACTGCGGTGGTCTCTGCAGGGAGCAGAGTCGATACCGGCTCCGTCACGCTGGTCAATCCGGGGCACGAGCCGAGATCTGTCGGGAAAGAGCGCGAGAAATCTGCCACGCAAGAGCTCACTGCCGAACTGTTCCAAGGAGCGATTCATCGCTATCTGGAGCAAGCGTGGTCACAAAAAGTGAAGACAATCACCGTGGCGGTGCTGGATCCAGCCGAACCGATTGCTGTGCCGTCAGGAATCATCGAGTTCCAAGTATTGCCGACAGGTTCCGACGATGGCCTTGGGAGACGTGTCTTCCCAGTTTCAGTTACGGTGGGTGGAAAAGCCTGGAAAACGATCCAGGTCTTGGCGGATGTCTCGGCCATGATCGAGGCCATCGTCCCCACTCGTCTGTTGAAAACGGAGGAGCTGATCGACGGCGCAGACCTCAAGAGCACGCGTATTCGAATCCATCAGTGGAATCACCCGTTTATGACTGATCGCGATGAGGTGGTCGGTAAGAGCGCCGCCCGCCCACTCCCGCCTGATACGCCATTGCGATCGACCTTCGTGAAGCTTCCACTCATCGTGAAGAAGGGCGACCGAGTCTTGATTGAGGCGCGTCGAGGAGGTCTGTCGATTCAGACCTATGGTATCACCAAAGCCAGCGGCCAAGTCGGACAGACCATTATGGTTGCGAATCTGGATTCCGGTCGAGAGTTGAGAGCGAAGGTTGTGGCGCCCAGTCTGGTACAGGTTGATTTCTAG
- the flhA gene encoding flagellar biosynthesis protein FlhA: MATVTEPTGSTHFIKHPDVLMSVGVVAILMVMLLPLPRFILDLLLSFDITLSVIILLVGLQVRRPIEFSVFPSILLMITLFRLSLNIASTRLILLHGNEGAGAAGEVIRAFGNFIVGGNYTVGLVVFTILVVINFVVVTKGAGRVAEVAARFTLDAMPGKQMSIDADLNAGLINEADARRRRHEITEEADFYGSMDGASKFVRGDAIAAVIITLVNILGGLAIGVLQQGMSPGLAAQTYTVLTVGEGLVAQIPALIVSTAAGIVVTRAASDMDLGGAMTKQLLMSPKPVGIAAGILLALGLVPGLPHLAFLVLGSAVAWMAYHLHQEELREATPIPTPAAPKVDEGPTRVTPLDLMEVQVGYGLIGLVEGTQGTALLDRIKALRRQFAETMGFVVPPIHIRDNLQLRPNEYAIMLKGVEVAKADVLPGHLLAIDPGTGQKGLVQGIATKEPAFGLPALWIPEAGREQAQIAGYTVVDASSAIATHLSELVKRYGHELLGRQEVQALLDEVGKSHPKLVEELIPTMVPLGTVVRVLGNLLKEGIPIRDLRSILEAISDQASNSKDPELLTEYARQALARTITKQYQASDGSLQVITLDPRLDRSLADQVAALPPGASLQLDPTVSHKLLTGIKQAAERVAARGQQPIVICSQAVRRHLRRHSDRILHSVPVMGFNEVDSFVRLQSLDTVRVDSELAQSS, translated from the coding sequence ATGGCAACCGTCACGGAACCAACGGGCTCAACTCATTTCATCAAGCACCCGGACGTGCTCATGTCCGTGGGGGTCGTCGCCATTCTCATGGTGATGCTCCTGCCGTTGCCGCGGTTTATCCTCGACTTGTTGCTCAGCTTCGACATCACTCTCTCTGTCATCATTCTCTTGGTCGGCCTTCAGGTACGCCGCCCCATCGAATTTTCAGTGTTCCCATCGATTCTCTTGATGATTACCTTGTTCCGATTGTCGCTGAATATCGCCTCGACGCGACTCATCCTTCTGCACGGCAACGAAGGGGCCGGGGCGGCCGGTGAGGTCATTCGGGCGTTCGGCAATTTCATCGTCGGCGGCAATTACACCGTCGGTCTCGTGGTCTTTACGATTCTCGTCGTCATCAATTTTGTGGTGGTCACGAAGGGAGCAGGCCGTGTCGCCGAAGTTGCGGCACGGTTCACGTTGGATGCGATGCCAGGGAAGCAGATGAGCATCGATGCGGATCTGAACGCCGGGTTGATCAACGAAGCCGACGCGCGCCGGCGAAGGCACGAAATCACCGAAGAGGCAGATTTCTACGGGTCGATGGACGGAGCCAGTAAGTTTGTTCGAGGTGACGCCATCGCCGCGGTGATCATCACCTTGGTAAATATCCTCGGCGGCCTGGCCATCGGTGTATTGCAGCAAGGGATGAGTCCGGGACTCGCCGCGCAAACCTACACGGTGCTGACCGTCGGTGAAGGACTGGTCGCGCAGATCCCCGCTCTCATTGTATCGACTGCAGCCGGTATTGTCGTGACGCGGGCTGCTTCAGATATGGACTTGGGGGGGGCGATGACAAAGCAACTGCTGATGTCCCCCAAGCCGGTCGGGATCGCAGCGGGGATTCTTCTCGCGCTTGGTTTAGTCCCTGGCCTGCCGCATCTGGCCTTCTTGGTATTAGGCAGCGCAGTGGCTTGGATGGCCTATCACTTGCACCAAGAGGAGCTTCGGGAAGCTACACCAATCCCGACACCTGCGGCTCCCAAAGTTGATGAGGGGCCAACCCGTGTGACGCCATTGGATCTGATGGAAGTGCAAGTGGGCTATGGACTGATTGGTCTGGTGGAAGGGACGCAGGGCACTGCGTTGCTCGATCGGATCAAAGCGCTCCGGCGGCAGTTTGCGGAGACGATGGGATTCGTGGTTCCACCCATTCACATCCGCGATAATTTACAGTTGAGACCCAACGAATACGCCATCATGTTGAAGGGGGTGGAGGTCGCCAAAGCGGATGTATTGCCTGGGCACCTGTTGGCGATTGATCCAGGGACGGGGCAGAAGGGGTTGGTCCAGGGCATTGCGACGAAGGAGCCTGCGTTCGGGCTGCCGGCACTGTGGATCCCGGAAGCTGGAAGAGAGCAGGCTCAGATTGCCGGGTATACCGTTGTAGATGCGAGTTCCGCGATCGCCACTCATCTTTCAGAGCTGGTGAAGCGGTATGGTCACGAATTGTTGGGGCGCCAGGAGGTTCAGGCGCTGCTGGATGAGGTTGGTAAATCCCATCCCAAGTTGGTGGAAGAGCTGATTCCGACGATGGTTCCATTGGGAACAGTTGTTCGGGTCCTCGGTAACCTGCTCAAAGAGGGCATTCCGATTCGAGACTTGCGCTCCATTCTGGAGGCGATTTCTGATCAAGCCTCGAACAGTAAAGATCCTGAACTGCTGACGGAATATGCCAGGCAGGCCTTGGCGAGGACGATTACCAAACAGTATCAAGCATCAGACGGAAGCCTCCAGGTGATTACGCTGGATCCTCGGCTAGACCGGTCGCTGGCCGACCAAGTTGCGGCACTTCCGCCCGGCGCGTCCTTACAACTTGATCCGACCGTGTCGCACAAGCTTCTGACGGGAATTAAACAGGCGGCTGAACGGGTTGCGGCTCGAGGGCAACAACCGATCGTGATCTGTTCACAGGCCGTACGGCGGCATCTTCGTCGCCACAGCGATCGCATTCTTCATTCGGTTCCGGTGATGGGGTTTAACGAGGTCGATTCGTTTGTTCGCTTACAGTCGCTTGATACGGTGCGAGTCGACTCCGAGTTGGCACAGTCATCCTAG